The Triticum aestivum cultivar Chinese Spring chromosome 3A, IWGSC CS RefSeq v2.1, whole genome shotgun sequence genome includes a region encoding these proteins:
- the LOC123059378 gene encoding protein JINGUBANG-like, with protein sequence MATMPPDQQRAAMSEPLLPWPASLPSSASSSFSASASSHSFSASSSPADAAPARGEPSAAWKALAVLRDAHSPGAGSVSCLSLCGEFLLSASTGADIVAWQQPDLRLFARFGHGGEGAVKALAAAGGRVFSAHQDGRVRVWRVSRRSENAFKLVAALPTTRDYLGRVFRQASYVQAGPRRGRRGGRRLWIEHADSISCLAVAAQDGVVYSGSWDRTLKVWRMSDLRCLESVRAHDDAINAVAADCGVVYSASADGRVKAWERGKAGAGAHTLLAVLVARDGVSWNAVAASGDAGAAGRRVYAAGSDGHVLAWHRHGTRWSLACDVKAHAMAVLCMCMAGDLVCTGSADKTIGLWRRQPCGGLAKVGAVGGHEGPVKCIQASLCRASNGYMVYSGGLDKSIRVWWVPNGANGDERPRETNGAIRVPACS encoded by the coding sequence ATGGCGACAATGCCGCCGGACCAACAACGCGCCGCCATGTCCGAGCCCCTGCTCCCCTGGCCggcctccctcccctcctccgcctcctcctccttctcggcgtcGGCGTCCTCCCACTCCTTCTCGGCGTCCTCCTCCCCGGCCGACGCGGCGCCGGCGCGCGGAGAGCCGTCGGCGGCGTGGAAGGCGCTGGCCGTGCTGCGGGACGCGCACAGCCCGGGCGCCGGCTCCGTGTcctgcctctcgctctgcggcgagTTCCTGCTCAGCGCCTCCACGGGCGCCGACATCGTGGCCTGGCAGCAGCCGGACCTCCGCCTCTTCGCGCGCTTCGGGCATGGTGGCGAGGGCGCCGTCAAGGCgctggcggcggccggcgggcgggTGTTCTCCGCGCACCAGGACGGCCGCGTGCGCGTCTGGCGCGTGTCGCGCCGCTCCGAGAACGCGTTCAAGCTCGTCGCCGCGCTGCCCACCACCAGGGACTACCTGGGCCGGGTGTTCCGCCAGGCCAGCTACGTGCAGGCCGGGCCCCGCCGCGGCCGGCGCGGCGGGCGTCGGCTCTGGATCGAGCACGCCGACAGCATCtcctgcctcgccgtcgccgcgcagGACGGCGTCGTGTACTCCGGATCATGGGACCGGACGCTCAAGGTGTGGCGCATGTCCGACCTCCGGTGCCTCGAGTCCGTGCGCGCCCACGACGACGCCatcaacgccgtcgccgccgactgCGGCGTCGTGTACTCGGCTTCCGCCGACGGCCGCGTCAAGGCGTGGGAGAGGGGCAAGGCCGGCGCCGGCGCGCACACCCTCCTGGCCGTCCTCGTCGCCCGTGACGGCGTGTCCTGGAACGCCGTCGCGGCGAGCGGCGACGCTGGGGCCGCGGGGCGGCGCGTGTATGCGGCTGGCTCGGACGGGCACGTCCTTGCCTGGCACCGGCACGGCACGCGGTGGAGCCTCGCGTGCGACGTGAAGGCACACGCCATGGCCGTGTTGTGCATGTGCATGGCCGGCGACCTGGTGTGCACCGGCTCCGCGGACAAGACCATCGGCTTATGGCGCCGGCAGCCATGCGGCGGCCTCGCCAAGGTGGGCGCCGTCGGAGGCCACGAGGGCCCTGTGAAATGCATCCAGGCCTCCCTGTGCAGGGCCAGCAATGGCTACATGGTGTACAGCGGCGGGTTGGACAAGAGCATCAGAGTCTGGTGGGTGCCGAATGGTGCCAACGGCGATGAGCGGCCGCGAGAAACGAATGGTGCCATCAGAGTCCCTGCGTGTTCTTGA